A stretch of Paenibacillus sp. URB8-2 DNA encodes these proteins:
- a CDS encoding polysaccharide deacetylase family protein gives MRVYRLSICLLLSTALAGGSANAASEAGPKSREYYEEHGEIVWEVPTADKLVALTFDDGPDRKLTPEILSLLKQYGAKATFFVVGDKAMRHPEILRTELEEGHEIGNHTFHHPSFQGASSIRILKEISSTQDAVMQATQQKPILFRPPGGWYNEAVVDIIKQNHMQLVLWSWHQDTWDWAKPGVGRIVNRVLNNVRSGDIILMHDYVYNSTQTVEALKIILPELRKRHYAVVTVSELLKHRSDRRAADSNRIPDPLKESYEAAHTSK, from the coding sequence TTGCGAGTCTATCGACTGTCCATTTGCTTGCTGCTGTCCACAGCTCTTGCCGGAGGGAGCGCGAACGCCGCTTCGGAGGCGGGTCCAAAAAGCAGGGAATATTACGAGGAACACGGAGAAATTGTCTGGGAGGTACCCACTGCGGATAAGCTCGTCGCCCTTACGTTCGACGACGGACCCGACCGGAAGCTCACCCCGGAAATTCTTAGTCTGCTCAAACAATACGGGGCGAAGGCTACCTTTTTCGTCGTCGGCGACAAGGCGATGCGTCATCCCGAAATTTTGCGTACCGAACTTGAAGAAGGTCATGAAATCGGCAATCATACTTTCCACCACCCCTCTTTCCAGGGAGCATCCTCCATCCGGATTCTGAAAGAAATCAGCAGCACTCAGGATGCAGTTATGCAGGCGACTCAGCAAAAGCCCATCCTGTTCCGCCCTCCCGGCGGCTGGTATAACGAGGCGGTCGTCGATATTATCAAACAGAACCACATGCAGCTAGTGCTGTGGTCCTGGCATCAGGATACTTGGGACTGGGCCAAACCGGGAGTCGGCCGCATAGTTAACAGAGTGTTGAACAATGTGCGCAGCGGTGATATCATCCTGATGCATGATTATGTATACAACAGTACCCAGACGGTCGAGGCGCTCAAAATCATCCTTCCCGAGCTGCGCAAACGGCATTATGCCGTCGTAACGGTATCCGAGCTTTTGAAGCACCGATCGGACCGCAGGGCCGCCGACTCGAACCGGATTCCCGATCCGTTAAAGGAATCGTATGAGGCCGCGCATACGTCAAAATAA
- a CDS encoding CapA family protein, with protein sequence MILLALSIPAGTGTAAAVSNKAGASSDIRLVFAGDVLLDGYVGDQIAKYGVNYPFVKVAPVLKKADVAFANLETPVSTKGEAANKTFVFRSKPGTLAGLQYAGIDGVTVANNHILDYGQAGMLDTLSYLDKYGIGRTGAGRNTEEAFRPYTKTVNGRKIAILGVSRVLSDSSWYAGKNKPGAASAYTPEPLLGKIKQSAQNNDFTVVYIHWNQEFKDYPEKYARTLAKQMIDSGADLIIGAHSHCLMGIEYYKHKPIYYSLGNFVFNRSTRGGEKTLDSVLANFQIAGNKLSASITPVKILHGQPVFMDVNYNKKIIQLLNKLSFNAVVDSKGKVSERSAGAK encoded by the coding sequence ATGATCCTGCTGGCTCTATCCATTCCGGCCGGGACGGGAACGGCGGCTGCCGTTTCCAATAAAGCAGGGGCTTCTTCCGATATAAGGCTGGTATTTGCCGGCGACGTTTTGCTGGATGGCTACGTCGGGGACCAGATTGCAAAATACGGAGTGAACTATCCCTTCGTTAAGGTGGCGCCCGTACTCAAGAAGGCGGATGTGGCCTTTGCAAATCTGGAGACGCCCGTTTCGACAAAAGGCGAGGCGGCGAATAAAACATTCGTTTTCCGGTCGAAGCCGGGCACGCTGGCCGGTTTGCAATATGCCGGGATTGACGGAGTAACCGTTGCCAATAATCATATCCTGGATTACGGTCAAGCGGGGATGCTGGACACATTGTCCTATCTCGACAAGTACGGTATAGGCCGTACGGGAGCGGGCAGAAATACGGAGGAAGCATTCAGGCCTTATACAAAGACCGTAAATGGCAGGAAAATCGCTATCCTGGGCGTAAGCCGTGTTCTGTCGGATTCTTCGTGGTATGCGGGCAAGAACAAACCGGGAGCGGCCTCGGCTTATACTCCGGAACCGCTGCTGGGCAAGATTAAACAGTCGGCCCAAAACAATGATTTTACGGTTGTTTATATCCATTGGAATCAGGAATTCAAGGATTACCCTGAGAAGTACGCCCGCACTCTTGCCAAACAGATGATCGACAGCGGTGCCGATTTGATTATCGGAGCGCACAGCCACTGCTTGATGGGGATCGAATATTACAAGCACAAGCCAATCTACTATTCTCTCGGTAATTTTGTATTTAACCGCTCTACCCGAGGCGGAGAGAAGACGCTGGATTCGGTGCTCGCGAATTTCCAGATTGCCGGAAACAAGCTGTCGGCCAGCATAACGCCGGTCAAAATCTTGCACGGCCAGCCGGTGTTCATGGATGTGAACTACAACAAGAAGATCATACAGTTGTTGAACAAACTGTCATTCAATGCCGTCGTCGATTCGAAGGGAAAGGTATCCGAGAGAAGTGCAGGCGCAAAATGA
- a CDS encoding AbrB/MazE/SpoVT family DNA-binding domain-containing protein, with protein sequence MKATGIVRKVDELGRIVIPIELRRTMGIDIKDPLEIFVDGEKIILRKYEPTCIFSGSSENLINFKGKMVSKDILDELLESFNQV encoded by the coding sequence ATGAAGGCAACAGGAATCGTAAGAAAAGTGGATGAGCTGGGACGTATCGTCATTCCGATCGAGCTTCGCCGCACAATGGGAATCGATATTAAGGACCCGCTTGAAATTTTCGTCGACGGAGAGAAGATTATTCTCAGAAAATATGAACCAACCTGCATTTTTTCCGGGAGCTCGGAGAATCTGATTAACTTCAAGGGCAAGATGGTCAGCAAGGACATTCTCGACGAACTGCTCGAGAGCTTTAATCAGGTATAA
- a CDS encoding HAD family hydrolase, which yields MSREELGTERQETKPTLQKPEAMVFDMDGTLFQTESLLLPAYHKMFDILREEGLYSGPTPPEERILGCLGMLLSDIWKNVMPEAGEKVHRRADELLLRLEIEGLEAGGSLLYPKVPETLRKLKERGVRLFVCSNGLEEYIHSIVVVHKLDDVFEGLYSAGGQGTSTKVDLLKLLLDNYGIGSAWMVGDRSSDVQAGKENGQTVIGCAYAGFGRNDELKGSDEIIRSFDQLLELYNGAQ from the coding sequence ATGAGCAGAGAAGAGCTGGGAACGGAACGACAAGAAACGAAGCCGACGCTACAAAAGCCCGAGGCGATGGTGTTCGATATGGACGGCACACTGTTTCAGACGGAAAGTCTGCTGCTGCCCGCCTACCATAAAATGTTTGATATTCTGCGCGAAGAGGGTCTTTATTCGGGGCCGACGCCGCCGGAGGAGCGGATATTGGGCTGCCTCGGCATGCTGCTGTCGGATATTTGGAAGAACGTCATGCCGGAAGCGGGCGAAAAGGTTCACCGGCGCGCCGACGAACTGCTGCTAAGGCTGGAGATCGAAGGCCTCGAGGCGGGCGGCTCCTTGCTGTATCCCAAGGTTCCCGAGACGCTTCGGAAGCTGAAGGAGCGGGGCGTCCGGCTGTTTGTATGCAGCAATGGCCTGGAGGAGTACATTCATAGTATTGTCGTCGTACATAAGCTGGATGATGTGTTCGAAGGCTTGTACAGCGCGGGCGGTCAGGGTACCTCCACCAAGGTTGATCTGCTGAAGCTTCTTCTGGACAATTACGGCATCGGCAGCGCCTGGATGGTAGGAGACCGTTCTTCCGATGTCCAGGCGGGCAAGGAGAATGGACAGACCGTAATCGGCTGTGCTTATGCCGGATTTGGCCGCAATGACGAGCTTAAAGGCTCGGATGAGATTATCCGTTCCTTTGACCAGCTTCTGGAGCTGTATAACGGTGCGCAGTAA
- a CDS encoding YheC/YheD family endospore coat-associated protein, translating into MTQPVLGILTLYLNNARQLEEKQVYRKMITEGKRIGLDVFVFTPMDVDSGKQRIHAMVFDPATGEWSRKWRTFPDMIYDRCRIQRSVRFQQLLQFRSRYNHLTFLNRPLRNKWTIHQTFSQKSRFRQHMPDTLLYHSSADLHKILKVSPVVYIKPINGTGGRGILRIERLKDPRGMFDIQGRRQNRRIIQPRRVSLARLESIVRQWCISGRFLVQQGIPLRLPGGRFHDYRMLVQKNSQGNWALTGIAGRVGAAKSVTSNLHGGGHAVKAETLLKEWLGSSEKAAKAIQSAEKLGLDAAAFLEDSFGTLCELALDLAIDREGRIYVLEVNPKPAREVFSRAGERETYRKALKQPLEYALWIYRTKLAPSSSKKIEE; encoded by the coding sequence GTGACTCAACCCGTCTTAGGCATTCTAACCCTGTATCTGAACAACGCCCGGCAGCTTGAAGAAAAACAGGTGTATCGCAAAATGATCACGGAAGGCAAGCGAATCGGACTGGACGTCTTCGTGTTCACGCCGATGGATGTCGACAGTGGAAAGCAGCGCATTCATGCGATGGTATTTGATCCGGCAACGGGAGAATGGAGCCGAAAATGGCGGACCTTTCCCGATATGATTTACGACCGGTGCCGCATACAGCGCAGTGTGCGCTTCCAGCAGCTGCTTCAATTCCGCTCGCGTTACAATCACCTCACCTTCCTGAACCGGCCGCTGCGTAACAAATGGACGATTCACCAGACGTTCTCGCAAAAAAGCCGCTTCCGGCAACATATGCCGGATACTCTGCTGTATCACTCATCAGCAGACCTGCACAAGATACTCAAGGTCAGTCCGGTGGTATATATCAAGCCAATCAACGGCACGGGCGGAAGAGGAATTCTGCGCATCGAGCGGCTGAAAGATCCACGGGGGATGTTCGATATCCAGGGCCGGCGCCAAAACCGCCGGATTATTCAGCCCCGCCGGGTTTCCCTGGCCCGGCTGGAGTCGATCGTGCGCCAGTGGTGCATCAGCGGCCGTTTTCTCGTTCAGCAGGGTATTCCGCTGCGTCTTCCCGGCGGCCGGTTCCACGATTACCGGATGCTCGTTCAGAAGAACAGCCAAGGCAATTGGGCACTGACCGGCATAGCCGGCCGGGTAGGAGCAGCCAAGAGCGTGACCTCCAATCTGCACGGCGGCGGTCATGCGGTTAAAGCGGAAACGCTGTTGAAGGAGTGGCTGGGCAGCAGCGAGAAAGCGGCGAAAGCGATACAATCGGCCGAGAAGCTCGGTCTGGACGCCGCCGCTTTTCTGGAAGACAGCTTCGGCACCTTATGCGAACTGGCGCTCGATCTGGCCATTGACCGGGAAGGAAGGATCTATGTGCTTGAGGTTAATCCCAAACCGGCCCGGGAAGTGTTCTCCAGGGCCGGCGAGAGAGAAACCTACCGCAAAGCGCTAAAGCAGCCGCTGGAATACGCGCTATGGATATACCGGACCAAGCTGGCGCCTTCATCCTCGAAGAAAATCGAGGAGTAA
- a CDS encoding GNAT family N-acetyltransferase has protein sequence MRISSIYAAGPAQWSRQRDALLAFLRRHADKRITPEGWMTLADLTPERLSAPGSSLLTATIRDQLGSQLAALSFVTDYGKETCVIAVHTLYRGKGIGASLLRAQLERLGKLECRVASDNAASLKMCFNAGLAAVGLTRSPSGAAVLHLRSFPPAFSRAEAAGKAAELRRAAISLQEGESL, from the coding sequence ATGCGGATATCTTCCATTTACGCCGCCGGCCCCGCGCAGTGGAGCCGGCAGCGCGACGCGCTCCTTGCCTTTCTCCGCCGCCATGCCGACAAACGGATTACCCCGGAAGGCTGGATGACACTGGCAGATCTGACGCCTGAGCGCCTGTCTGCTCCCGGTTCGTCGCTGCTTACGGCAACCATCCGCGATCAGCTCGGCAGCCAGCTCGCAGCCTTAAGCTTTGTGACGGATTACGGCAAAGAAACTTGCGTGATCGCCGTTCACACCCTGTACCGGGGCAAAGGCATAGGCGCCTCGCTGTTGCGGGCGCAGCTCGAACGTCTCGGAAAGCTCGAATGCCGTGTCGCTTCGGACAATGCGGCCAGCCTGAAGATGTGCTTCAATGCCGGCCTCGCCGCTGTGGGGCTAACTCGGAGCCCCTCCGGCGCGGCCGTCCTGCACCTGCGTTCCTTCCCGCCCGCGTTCTCGCGGGCAGAAGCGGCCGGGAAGGCGGCAGAACTGAGACGGGCAGCCATTTCATTGCAAGAAGGTGAATCCCTGTGA
- a CDS encoding YheC/YheD family endospore coat-associated protein, protein MNIRYEDGRPVIAILTTRDKNRQFRGNHKNFRDIIRTGKELGYLAYVITVRELKLESPYVAGYVPGPGKSWISVQLPPPQVVYNRISTREEEAKPAVARKIAECLEHPGIRLYNPYFFNKWSLFEWLKGSHATSRHVPATRRLRSSRTLSSMLKTHSSLYLKPESGKAGKGIMRIKYHTEGDLPYRLQIQSGKKNVTYKAASMERLWSRIGKERGDSRYIVQQAIELATCKGRPFDLRVLLQKNGKGGWGVTGIGARLAGSRSITTHVPRGGSVEEPSSMLEAMFGPERSVSILKSVSSTALLIARQIERASGYMLGEMSMDLGVDERGGLWFFEANSRPMKFDEPDIRRLSLERIFQYSQHLSRQTAISPQRM, encoded by the coding sequence GTGAACATCAGGTACGAAGACGGCCGACCCGTCATCGCCATATTGACGACCAGAGACAAGAACAGGCAGTTCCGTGGCAATCATAAAAACTTTCGCGATATCATTCGTACAGGAAAGGAACTTGGCTATCTCGCTTATGTGATTACCGTGCGCGAGTTGAAGCTGGAGAGTCCCTATGTTGCCGGGTATGTACCGGGTCCGGGCAAGTCTTGGATCTCCGTCCAGCTTCCGCCGCCGCAAGTCGTATACAACCGCATTTCAACCCGCGAGGAAGAAGCCAAACCCGCGGTAGCCCGCAAAATCGCCGAATGTCTGGAGCATCCGGGCATTCGGCTGTACAATCCTTACTTTTTCAATAAATGGAGCCTATTCGAATGGCTGAAAGGCTCGCATGCCACTTCCCGGCATGTGCCGGCAACACGGCGGCTGAGAAGCTCGCGAACGCTGTCGTCGATGCTGAAAACCCACAGCAGCCTGTATCTCAAGCCTGAGAGCGGCAAGGCGGGAAAAGGTATCATGCGGATCAAATATCACACCGAAGGAGACCTTCCGTACCGGCTGCAAATCCAAAGCGGCAAAAAGAACGTCACGTATAAGGCGGCGTCGATGGAACGTCTCTGGTCCCGCATCGGGAAGGAACGAGGCGACTCTCGATATATCGTTCAGCAGGCGATTGAGCTTGCGACATGCAAGGGAAGACCTTTCGACCTGCGTGTGCTCCTGCAGAAAAACGGCAAGGGCGGATGGGGGGTTACAGGCATCGGCGCAAGACTGGCCGGCTCCCGCAGCATTACGACCCATGTTCCGCGCGGCGGCAGCGTCGAAGAGCCTTCAAGCATGCTTGAAGCCATGTTCGGACCCGAACGGTCCGTATCCATCCTGAAAAGCGTGTCCTCAACCGCCCTGCTGATCGCCCGGCAAATCGAGCGGGCTTCCGGCTATATGCTGGGCGAAATGTCCATGGACCTTGGCGTCGATGAAAGGGGCGGTCTCTGGTTCTTCGAGGCCAATTCCCGGCCCATGAAATTCGACGAACCGGACATCCGGAGGCTCTCGCTCGAACGGATCTTTCAATACAGCCAGCACTTGTCCCGCCAAACCGCAATCTCTCCGCAAAGGATGTGA
- a CDS encoding YheC/YheD family endospore coat-associated protein yields the protein MGLTFCNVHFTKQPQRVVYISGALMKSLKLSGKRNIRLRLGKDAIPAVIKPIKRAGKHLFLASGVQNAIKVPKTGNVYLRNLQNDEVQLGPLVGVLSDGPAASAQPFGSRTGFIKQLLREGGNMCYIFAFMPRDINWQQERVNGYFLTENGKFERKMVPLPDVIYNRLPSRRAETSPAINQLRERFIRKKIPFFNWSFFNKSDIYRLLENDSFANQHVPETHSSPDPDLIKDMLERHHFVYYKPSAGSLGHGIYRLTYLPKRGYFARYRRGGKNVLLRFGTFDSLMRLLQSRHGRTLQSYVVQQGIRLIEIDGCPIDFRFHMHKNGSNQWVVVGIGAKKAGRGSVTTHLKNGGSLLTPQQALGRVFGANADEVLQRAKQTAIRLAESLETQHRHLLGEIGFDLGIDQDEEIWMFEANAKPGRSIFRHPSLRAEGKASIEHILEHCLYLSKFRRRDDM from the coding sequence ATGGGTCTCACATTTTGCAATGTCCATTTCACCAAGCAGCCCCAAAGAGTTGTATATATATCGGGGGCGCTGATGAAAAGCTTGAAGCTGTCCGGGAAGAGGAACATCCGGCTGAGGCTCGGCAAAGACGCCATTCCGGCGGTGATTAAGCCGATCAAGCGCGCCGGAAAGCATCTTTTTCTGGCTTCGGGCGTCCAAAACGCCATCAAGGTGCCTAAAACGGGCAACGTCTACTTGCGCAACCTGCAGAACGACGAGGTTCAGCTAGGTCCGCTTGTGGGCGTCCTGTCCGACGGTCCGGCTGCTTCGGCCCAGCCGTTCGGTTCCCGAACGGGATTTATCAAGCAATTGCTTCGCGAAGGCGGCAACATGTGCTATATCTTCGCGTTCATGCCCCGGGACATTAACTGGCAGCAGGAACGCGTAAACGGCTACTTTCTGACGGAAAACGGCAAGTTCGAGCGCAAGATGGTGCCTCTGCCCGACGTCATCTATAACCGGCTGCCCAGCAGGCGGGCGGAAACCTCGCCGGCGATCAACCAGCTGCGGGAACGGTTCATCCGTAAGAAAATCCCATTTTTCAACTGGAGCTTCTTTAACAAATCGGATATTTACCGTCTGCTTGAAAACGACAGCTTCGCCAACCAGCATGTGCCCGAAACGCACAGCAGCCCGGACCCCGATCTCATTAAAGATATGCTGGAACGCCATCATTTCGTCTATTACAAGCCATCCGCCGGAAGCCTCGGCCACGGCATTTACCGGCTGACCTATCTGCCCAAACGCGGATATTTCGCCCGTTACCGCCGGGGCGGCAAGAACGTGCTGCTGCGCTTCGGAACCTTTGACAGCCTGATGCGGCTGCTGCAGTCCCGCCACGGACGCACCCTGCAGAGCTATGTCGTTCAGCAGGGCATCCGGCTGATCGAAATCGACGGCTGCCCGATCGACTTCCGGTTCCATATGCACAAGAACGGCAGCAACCAGTGGGTCGTGGTTGGCATCGGAGCGAAAAAGGCCGGACGGGGCAGCGTAACGACCCATCTTAAAAATGGAGGCTCCCTCCTTACGCCGCAGCAGGCACTCGGACGCGTATTCGGAGCCAATGCCGACGAGGTGCTGCAGCGGGCGAAGCAAACGGCCATCCGGCTGGCGGAATCGTTGGAAACCCAGCACCGCCATCTGCTCGGAGAGATCGGCTTCGATCTTGGCATCGACCAGGATGAAGAGATCTGGATGTTCGAGGCAAACGCCAAGCCCGGGCGGTCCATTTTCCGCCACCCTTCCCTGCGGGCTGAAGGCAAAGCCTCCATCGAGCATATACTGGAGCACTGCCTATACCTCAGCAAGTTCCGCAGGAGGGATGATATGTGA
- a CDS encoding YheC/YheD family endospore coat-associated protein, whose translation MPVTEIGCLGILTCRGVKGSPVAEPAFCSALCRDAPSYGLRVIIFTPDGVSDDGRTVSGFVRTGEEWRAATAEAPDIVYNRMFCRNPEERRNASRALHALARSLEWSRGLPDKWKVHQILRRSRRASSLLPETKRYAGRRSLERMLAEREDGVFLKPRAGTHGKRTLHAALWGTSSGGLFVRGRDGENREIVRGFDDRRDGLEWIDRFIGKQGFIMQPFLRLTGGGQPFDVRVLMQKDGGGGWTLAGMAARLGPYGSLTSNLHGGGTAVHPASFLRKQYGGAAEDILREVELSAAFLPPLLEAAFGRLGELGLDFGIDPGGRIWLLEANSKPGRSAFTLTGDRDAARRSAENPLSYARYLLLTRRRSPRSAESLRGLSGRLISMVPKEDS comes from the coding sequence ATGCCTGTGACCGAAATAGGCTGTCTCGGTATTCTGACCTGCCGAGGCGTCAAAGGTTCCCCGGTGGCCGAACCCGCCTTCTGCAGCGCACTGTGCCGGGACGCTCCATCCTACGGTCTGCGCGTCATCATCTTCACTCCCGATGGCGTATCGGACGACGGCCGGACGGTGAGCGGATTTGTCCGAACCGGCGAAGAATGGCGAGCAGCGACAGCCGAAGCACCCGATATTGTGTATAACCGGATGTTCTGCAGGAATCCGGAGGAAAGACGGAACGCCTCCCGGGCACTGCATGCGCTGGCGCGCAGCCTGGAATGGTCGAGAGGGCTGCCGGACAAGTGGAAGGTCCATCAAATCCTGCGGCGAAGCCGCAGAGCGTCTTCTCTACTGCCCGAGACCAAACGGTATGCAGGCCGGCGCAGCCTGGAGCGAATGCTCGCGGAACGGGAAGACGGGGTCTTTCTGAAGCCCCGGGCAGGCACACACGGAAAGCGTACCCTGCATGCTGCACTCTGGGGAACGTCATCCGGAGGACTGTTTGTAAGGGGCCGGGATGGAGAAAACCGGGAGATCGTCCGCGGCTTTGATGACCGCCGCGACGGACTGGAATGGATCGACCGCTTTATCGGCAAGCAGGGCTTTATCATGCAGCCGTTCCTGCGGCTGACCGGCGGTGGACAGCCGTTCGATGTCCGCGTGCTTATGCAGAAGGACGGCGGCGGCGGCTGGACGCTCGCCGGAATGGCTGCCCGCCTTGGCCCGTACGGTTCGCTTACCTCGAACCTTCACGGCGGAGGAACCGCGGTGCATCCCGCTTCCTTTTTGCGGAAGCAATACGGCGGGGCCGCGGAAGATATTCTGCGTGAGGTGGAACTTAGCGCCGCCTTTCTTCCGCCGCTGCTGGAGGCAGCCTTCGGGCGTCTCGGCGAGCTCGGGCTCGATTTCGGCATCGATCCCGGAGGCCGGATCTGGCTGCTGGAGGCGAACTCCAAGCCGGGCCGCTCGGCATTCACGCTGACGGGCGACAGAGACGCCGCGCGGCGCTCGGCGGAAAACCCTCTCTCTTACGCCCGATACCTGCTGCTGACGCGGCGCCGTTCTCCCCGCAGCGCCGAAAGCTTACGCGGATTATCCGGAAGATTGATATCAATGGTGCCTAAGGAGGATTCATAA
- a CDS encoding YheC/YheD family endospore coat-associated protein, translating to MSKLKIPVHTVHSGILQENAVMLGDRLIKKLKIPAHGPILLAFGSFRQEVTVIPVPRSENLRVSEGLARKTGWKARNVLNASYIPGSRTLRLGPLIGVLVSREHPERPERLFGPITLFCRELTNACHTQGAFVYFFTPEALETTSSTISGWVYDEGWKKSKLPIADVINNRLTTRKAENKPSVQHFLAEVKSRYGTHFFNEKFLDKTEVFDALRRDPALQRYLPESHPLSGFAILKRMCGHYPVVFLKPVRGSLGKGILRISREEGGYRLQSTTPLGTRKQSYPTLAKLFQTIAPKMKTTRYQIQQGLPLMEIGRRPVDFRALVQKNGKGIWGVTSIVARTAGNNHFVSNLARGGSLSTVREAVGKSSIPPGAKESANLQLPRAALAIAKGVEANIPAHFGELGIDLGMDQSGRTWLLEVNSKPSKNDNTPLNDTKIRPSVKQMIQYCRYLAGL from the coding sequence ATGTCAAAGCTAAAGATCCCGGTCCATACGGTGCACTCGGGCATCCTGCAGGAGAACGCCGTCATGCTTGGCGACCGGCTCATCAAAAAACTCAAAATCCCGGCGCACGGACCAATCCTGCTTGCCTTCGGTTCTTTCCGTCAGGAGGTCACCGTCATTCCGGTCCCCAGATCCGAGAACCTGCGCGTCAGCGAGGGGCTGGCGAGAAAGACCGGATGGAAGGCGCGGAATGTTCTGAACGCCTCCTACATTCCCGGAAGCCGGACGCTCCGGCTCGGACCGCTGATCGGAGTACTCGTCAGCCGGGAGCATCCCGAGCGTCCTGAAAGGCTGTTCGGTCCGATCACCCTGTTCTGCCGTGAATTGACGAATGCCTGCCATACACAAGGTGCCTTTGTCTATTTCTTTACGCCGGAAGCACTGGAGACCACCAGCTCCACCATTTCTGGCTGGGTGTATGACGAGGGCTGGAAAAAATCGAAGCTGCCCATTGCCGATGTCATCAATAACAGGCTCACGACGCGCAAGGCGGAGAATAAACCTAGCGTACAGCATTTTTTGGCCGAAGTAAAATCAAGGTACGGCACTCATTTTTTCAATGAAAAATTCCTTGACAAGACCGAGGTGTTCGACGCGCTGCGACGGGACCCCGCCCTCCAGCGTTACTTGCCGGAGTCCCACCCGCTCAGCGGATTTGCGATTCTCAAGAGAATGTGCGGCCATTATCCGGTTGTGTTTCTGAAGCCTGTCCGGGGCAGTCTCGGCAAAGGCATTCTGCGGATTTCCCGAGAAGAAGGCGGCTACCGGCTGCAGTCCACGACACCGCTGGGCACCCGCAAGCAGAGTTACCCAACCCTCGCCAAATTGTTTCAGACGATCGCGCCAAAGATGAAGACCACCCGCTACCAGATTCAGCAAGGTCTGCCGCTGATGGAGATCGGACGAAGGCCTGTCGATTTCCGCGCGCTTGTGCAAAAGAACGGCAAAGGGATATGGGGGGTCACCTCCATTGTCGCCCGCACCGCGGGGAACAACCATTTCGTCTCGAATCTGGCGCGGGGCGGCAGTCTCAGCACCGTTCGCGAAGCGGTCGGCAAAAGCTCCATTCCACCCGGCGCCAAGGAAAGCGCGAATCTCCAACTGCCCCGGGCGGCGCTTGCCATAGCCAAAGGCGTAGAGGCCAATATTCCAGCCCATTTCGGCGAACTGGGCATCGACCTCGGAATGGATCAATCCGGCCGAACGTGGCTATTGGAAGTGAATTCGAAACCGTCCAAGAACGACAACACTCCGCTGAACGACACCAAAATCAGACCGTCCGTCAAGCAGATGATCCAATACTGCCGATACCTGGCCGGTTTGTAA
- a CDS encoding YlbF family regulator, translated as MNIYDKAHELARAIKESSEVADISAALKLVEADPSSKEMLDNFRSSQQELQERMMSGEMPAQEEMEKMEKLFEVLNMNLSIRRLFEAERRLSVIIEDVNKIITGSLEHLYGTDV; from the coding sequence ATGAACATCTACGACAAGGCGCATGAATTGGCCCGCGCAATCAAGGAAAGCAGCGAGGTGGCGGATATTTCCGCCGCGCTTAAGCTGGTGGAGGCTGATCCGAGCAGCAAGGAGATGCTGGACAATTTTCGCAGCAGCCAGCAGGAGCTTCAGGAACGGATGATGTCGGGGGAAATGCCGGCACAGGAAGAGATGGAGAAGATGGAGAAGCTGTTTGAAGTGCTGAATATGAACCTCAGCATCCGCCGCCTGTTCGAAGCGGAACGGCGCCTAAGCGTCATTATTGAAGACGTGAACAAGATTATTACCGGCAGCTTGGAACATCTGTACGGAACGGACGTTTAA